One part of the Planctomycetota bacterium genome encodes these proteins:
- a CDS encoding sigma-70 family RNA polymerase sigma factor, translated as MPDVELADEVLVAQAQRGDRAAFGLLVERHQNALFNGLCRMVNQREDAEDLAQEAFVKAFRGLGSFEGRSSFYTWLYSIAYHLVISHRRKFGSARHLSPMSLQHGADEDGGGLQVQDDADPPEARAEQHETRQRIERAIAGLEDDYRAVIVMRDIDGLDYQAIAEAIGCPQGTVKSRLHRARLALREQLKDLAT; from the coding sequence GAGGTGCTGGTGGCCCAAGCCCAACGGGGCGACCGGGCAGCCTTCGGGCTCCTCGTCGAGCGGCATCAGAACGCCCTCTTCAACGGCCTGTGCCGCATGGTCAATCAGCGGGAAGACGCCGAGGACCTGGCGCAGGAGGCATTCGTCAAGGCGTTCCGCGGCCTTGGCAGTTTCGAGGGGCGGTCGAGCTTCTACACGTGGCTCTACTCGATCGCCTACCATCTGGTCATCAGCCACAGGAGAAAGTTCGGCTCGGCCCGCCACCTCAGCCCGATGTCGCTACAGCACGGCGCCGATGAGGATGGCGGCGGCCTCCAGGTGCAGGACGATGCGGATCCCCCGGAGGCCCGCGCGGAGCAGCACGAGACCCGCCAGCGCATCGAGCGAGCCATTGCGGGCCTCGAGGACGACTACCGAGCCGTGATCGTGATGCGGGACATTGATGGCCTCGACTACCAGGCGATTGCCGAGGCCATCGGGTGCCCCCAGGGCACCGTGAAATCGAGGCTCCACCGGGCACGCCTGGCGCTCCGGGAGCAGTTGAAGGACCTGGCGACATGA
- a CDS encoding zf-HC2 domain-containing protein: MTRDDVRTQLSAYLDGELGEAERRAVEAALEAEPELRAELDALRRTVRLVRSLPRVAAPAGFRERVEAAIARGDEALRSRPARRWLAAALAAAACLLVAVAALLNRAERPRDSARTVDQTPAPARAVTEEDRFDGAAHDALAQAKPDAALDEALRRQAPAEQPAGKADKVVTGKSFGYAERKVAVGGREPGGPPTVPAAPAVRPHEPEPGVQASGTGLRGDADLVMAEKKREALAERERHESEDHEDGARAPAPEAAKPSATMAAKSGAAPAPAPSKALQEAPMADARAQGGERANREGVIEEARDANGQRRRILERDSLVAAIMRDRAAAAPPRGVGGGQRAVGAAGQATRNAMAGDGLEVALAYTNLSACLAEVYAALDAAEVPYTVQPEGGGRFIVETRLPDAAAKALVARLKTRLSDRKDLEKAEQQQAVSAGMREDRSLFKGKVAETGPAVRVVLHFERAAAPAAEAAPQK; the protein is encoded by the coding sequence ATGACGCGGGACGATGTGCGAACACAGCTTTCGGCCTACCTGGACGGCGAGCTCGGCGAGGCCGAGCGTCGCGCCGTGGAGGCCGCGCTCGAGGCCGAGCCCGAGCTGCGCGCCGAGCTCGACGCGCTGCGCCGCACCGTCCGCCTCGTCCGTTCGCTGCCCAGGGTCGCGGCTCCGGCCGGCTTCCGCGAGCGGGTCGAAGCGGCGATCGCCCGCGGCGACGAGGCCCTGCGCTCCCGGCCCGCGCGCCGCTGGCTGGCCGCGGCCCTCGCCGCGGCCGCCTGCCTGCTCGTGGCGGTGGCGGCACTGCTCAATCGCGCTGAACGCCCGCGCGATTCCGCGCGGACCGTCGACCAGACGCCCGCGCCCGCGCGGGCTGTGACGGAGGAGGACCGCTTCGACGGCGCGGCACACGACGCGCTGGCGCAGGCGAAGCCCGACGCCGCTCTGGACGAGGCCCTCCGCCGCCAGGCCCCCGCCGAGCAGCCGGCCGGCAAGGCGGACAAGGTTGTGACTGGCAAGTCGTTCGGCTACGCCGAGCGGAAGGTGGCGGTCGGCGGGCGCGAGCCCGGCGGACCTCCCACCGTTCCCGCGGCCCCTGCCGTGCGGCCGCACGAACCCGAACCGGGCGTGCAAGCCAGCGGCACGGGCCTTCGCGGCGACGCGGACCTCGTGATGGCCGAGAAGAAGAGGGAAGCCCTGGCCGAGCGCGAGCGCCACGAAAGCGAAGACCACGAGGATGGCGCCCGGGCCCCCGCGCCCGAGGCCGCGAAGCCGTCCGCCACGATGGCGGCGAAGAGCGGCGCCGCGCCTGCTCCGGCCCCCTCGAAGGCCCTCCAGGAGGCGCCGATGGCCGATGCCAGGGCGCAAGGTGGGGAACGGGCTAACCGCGAGGGCGTCATCGAAGAGGCCCGGGACGCCAACGGGCAGAGGCGTCGCATCCTCGAGCGCGACAGCCTGGTGGCCGCCATCATGCGCGACCGGGCCGCGGCCGCCCCGCCTCGGGGAGTGGGCGGCGGGCAGCGGGCCGTGGGCGCGGCCGGCCAGGCCACGCGGAACGCGATGGCGGGCGATGGGCTCGAAGTGGCCCTGGCCTACACCAATCTGTCGGCCTGCCTTGCCGAGGTGTACGCCGCGCTCGATGCCGCAGAGGTGCCCTACACCGTGCAGCCGGAAGGCGGCGGCCGATTCATCGTCGAGACCCGGCTCCCCGACGCGGCGGCGAAGGCCCTTGTGGCCCGCCTCAAGACCCGGCTCTCCGACCGCAAGGACCTGGAGAAGGCCGAGCAACAGCAGGCCGTGTCCGCCGGGATGCGAGAAGACAGGTCTCTGTTCAAGGGGAAGGTCGCCGAGACAGGCCCCGCCGTGCGCGTCGTGCTGCACTTCGAGCGCGCGGCCGCTCCCGCCGCAGAGGCGGCACCACAGAAGTGA
- the ribE gene encoding 6,7-dimethyl-8-ribityllumazine synthase, producing MPKMIEGDLSAQGLRFGLVVSRFNDFITSRLLGGALDALQRSGAADADITVARVPGAREVPIAAKHMAESGKFDAVICLGAVIRGSTPHFDYVAAESSKGVAEIAMSTGLPVIYGILTTDTIEQAVERAGTKAGNRGYDAAIAAIEMVSVLKQLKQV from the coding sequence ATGCCGAAGATGATCGAGGGCGATCTGTCGGCCCAGGGGCTCAGGTTCGGGCTCGTGGTGAGCCGATTCAACGACTTCATCACCTCGCGCCTGCTGGGCGGCGCGCTCGACGCCCTTCAGCGGTCGGGCGCGGCCGACGCCGACATCACGGTGGCCCGCGTGCCCGGCGCCCGCGAGGTGCCCATCGCGGCCAAGCACATGGCCGAGAGCGGCAAGTTCGACGCCGTGATCTGTCTGGGCGCCGTGATCCGCGGCTCCACGCCGCACTTCGACTATGTGGCCGCCGAATCCTCGAAGGGCGTGGCCGAGATCGCCATGAGCACCGGCCTGCCCGTCATCTACGGCATCCTCACCACCGACACCATCGAGCAGGCCGTCGAGCGCGCCGGCACCAAGGCCGGCAACCGCGGCTACGACGCAGCCATCGCCGCCATCGAAATGGTCAGCGTCCTCAAACAACTCAAGCAAGTCTGA
- a CDS encoding glycosyltransferase family 2 protein, whose product MAVATRSPATPLVSLVILSHNKVAHTRRCFEGLVRSSYRPFEILALDNGSTDATPALYAEFAPRAEAAGIAFRPTRLEQNAGAVTGRNLALQQVRGHYIVFLDNDVVPRTRSWLERLRAALEADPRVGIVGPKLIYPFPPHLIQFAGGAVTPTGWVHFLGRGEPREAPAFNQPREVQCLISACWMMPRRLYDELGPLDEGFNPLQFEDIDYCYRARHAGYRVLYLPTVEMYHCENVTSGDTPTINYRYVTIKNGLRFKKRWRAMFEKENGPSDAEFHWADIPKRDISELGELEMVD is encoded by the coding sequence ATGGCCGTAGCCACGAGAAGCCCCGCGACGCCCCTCGTCTCGCTCGTCATCCTGTCGCACAACAAGGTCGCGCACACGCGGCGGTGCTTCGAGGGCCTCGTGCGCTCGTCGTACCGACCCTTCGAGATTCTGGCGCTGGACAACGGTTCCACCGATGCGACGCCTGCCCTCTACGCCGAGTTCGCGCCGCGGGCCGAGGCCGCCGGCATCGCCTTTCGCCCCACGCGCCTGGAGCAGAATGCGGGGGCGGTCACCGGCCGCAACCTCGCGCTTCAGCAGGTCCGCGGCCACTACATCGTGTTCCTCGACAACGACGTGGTGCCGCGCACTCGCTCGTGGCTCGAGCGCCTGCGGGCCGCGCTCGAGGCCGACCCGCGCGTCGGCATTGTCGGCCCCAAGCTGATCTATCCGTTCCCGCCCCATCTCATCCAGTTCGCCGGCGGCGCCGTCACGCCGACCGGCTGGGTGCACTTTCTCGGGCGCGGCGAGCCGCGCGAGGCGCCCGCCTTCAACCAGCCGCGCGAGGTCCAATGCCTCATCAGCGCCTGCTGGATGATGCCGCGCCGCCTCTACGACGAGCTCGGCCCGCTCGACGAGGGCTTCAACCCCCTCCAGTTCGAGGACATTGATTACTGCTACCGCGCCCGCCACGCGGGCTATCGGGTGCTTTACTTGCCGACCGTGGAAATGTATCATTGTGAGAACGTCACGTCGGGCGACACGCCGACGATCAATTACCGCTACGTCACGATCAAGAACGGCCTGCGCTTCAAGAAGCGCTGGCGGGCCATGTTCGAGAAGGAGAACGGCCCGTCGGACGCCGAGTTCCACTGGGCGGACATTCCCAAGCGCGACATCTCGGAGCTGGGGGAGCTGGAGATGGTAGACTGA
- a CDS encoding sulfide-dependent adenosine diphosphate thiazole synthase has protein sequence MKLDEIRVTRLIVASYAKKLSAVADTDVAIAGGGPAGITAAYYLAKAGLQVALFERKLSIGGGMWGGGMMFNEIVVQDPAKAILDEMGVQSARAGKGYWTADAVHAVAALTYKATAAGARFMNCISVEDVMLQNGRVTGLVIQWSPVEMSGLHVDPLTIRARVVIEATGHPAEIAKVLVNKAQVKLNTPSGSLEGERPMDATRGELAIVENTREIYPGVYAAGMVCNAVYGAPRMGPIFGGMLLSGRKVAEMILADLAKPRK, from the coding sequence GTGAAGCTGGATGAAATCCGCGTCACGCGTCTCATCGTGGCGTCGTACGCGAAGAAGCTGAGCGCGGTGGCCGACACTGACGTGGCCATCGCCGGCGGCGGCCCGGCCGGCATCACGGCCGCCTACTACCTGGCCAAGGCGGGCCTCCAGGTGGCCCTTTTCGAGCGCAAGCTCAGCATCGGCGGCGGCATGTGGGGCGGCGGCATGATGTTCAACGAGATCGTCGTCCAGGACCCCGCCAAGGCCATCCTCGACGAAATGGGCGTGCAGAGCGCCAGGGCGGGCAAGGGCTACTGGACCGCCGACGCGGTGCACGCGGTGGCCGCGCTGACCTACAAGGCCACGGCGGCCGGCGCCCGCTTCATGAATTGCATCAGCGTCGAGGACGTGATGCTCCAGAACGGCCGCGTGACCGGCCTCGTGATTCAGTGGAGCCCCGTGGAGATGAGCGGCCTGCACGTGGACCCGCTGACGATCCGCGCCCGCGTGGTGATCGAGGCGACGGGGCACCCCGCCGAGATCGCCAAGGTGCTCGTGAACAAGGCCCAGGTGAAGCTCAACACGCCCAGCGGCTCGCTCGAGGGCGAACGCCCGATGGACGCGACCCGCGGCGAGCTGGCCATCGTGGAGAACACGCGCGAGATCTACCCCGGCGTCTACGCCGCGGGCATGGTGTGCAACGCCGTGTACGGCGCCCCGCGGATGGGTCCGATCTTCGGCGGCATGCTGCTCAGCGGCCGCAAAGTCGCCGAGATGATCCTCGCCGACCTCGCGAAGCCGAGGAAGTGA
- a CDS encoding cyclase family protein codes for MALRIRRVFDLAQPLFDRCPAFPGDPRVRVRNVKTIDADGFKLETLFLASHSGTHVDAPSHLLHLDRGAITDFRPDHFVGPCVVADLRRKGDDDEIGPADLEPWRDLLASGDILLLATGWSRFRGEDAERWMHHSPYLTQEGAEWVCARGVKGVGIDHFTIGTTLEQFDRPPHETLLRRRIWIAEDLAIPDELLAERRKWLYVGVPLKLQGASGAPARPVVLDVEE; via the coding sequence ATGGCTCTCCGCATCCGCCGCGTGTTCGACCTCGCGCAGCCGTTGTTCGACAGGTGCCCCGCCTTCCCAGGCGACCCGCGCGTGCGGGTGAGGAACGTGAAGACGATTGATGCCGACGGCTTCAAGCTCGAGACGCTCTTTCTCGCCAGCCACTCCGGCACGCACGTGGACGCGCCCAGCCACCTGCTGCACCTCGACCGGGGAGCGATAACAGACTTCCGTCCCGACCACTTCGTGGGGCCATGCGTGGTGGCCGACCTGCGGCGCAAGGGCGACGATGATGAGATCGGCCCCGCCGACCTGGAGCCGTGGCGCGACCTGCTGGCGTCGGGCGACATTCTGCTGCTGGCCACGGGCTGGTCGCGCTTCCGCGGCGAGGACGCCGAGCGCTGGATGCACCACTCGCCCTACCTGACGCAGGAGGGCGCCGAGTGGGTCTGCGCCCGCGGCGTGAAGGGCGTGGGCATTGACCACTTCACCATCGGCACCACGCTCGAGCAGTTCGACCGCCCGCCGCACGAGACGCTGCTGCGCCGCCGCATCTGGATCGCCGAGGACCTGGCGATTCCCGACGAGCTGCTCGCCGAGCGTCGTAAGTGGCTCTATGTGGGCGTGCCGCTCAAGCTCCAGGGCGCCAGCGGCGCGCCGGCGCGGCCGGTGGTGCTGGATGTGGAGGAATGA
- a CDS encoding TlpA disulfide reductase family protein produces the protein MTRTLLAVLAAALLGGSSALALDVGDTAPAIQVKTWVANKPVTLEAAKGKVLVVEFWATWCQPCRRTIPHINKLHKKYGDKDVVFVGITEEDEATVKKYMETMAMDYHVGLDDAGKTNNAYMKGVAGIPHAFVVDRDGKVAWHGHPLTKMAQVIEELVAGKFDAARAKKLAALQQKLGDAARTRDQERVMEVVNEIIREVPDDPDAYRLKRAILRDQGKLEETWPVLLDMAKGCAKDPEALIEVALTLSTAGDLEHRDLPKALELAKQAAALSDAKAVGVLAALARVHYELGHVALAAETAAKAAAEAEGEDKTRLEAQVAFYRKELERRRQDPDAK, from the coding sequence ATGACCCGAACCCTTCTGGCAGTCCTGGCGGCGGCTCTTCTCGGCGGCTCAAGCGCCCTGGCGCTCGACGTGGGCGACACGGCACCCGCCATCCAGGTGAAAACCTGGGTCGCCAACAAGCCCGTGACCCTCGAGGCGGCCAAGGGCAAGGTGCTGGTCGTCGAGTTCTGGGCCACCTGGTGCCAGCCCTGCCGCCGCACCATCCCCCACATCAACAAGCTGCATAAGAAGTACGGGGACAAGGACGTTGTCTTCGTCGGCATCACCGAGGAGGACGAGGCCACGGTGAAGAAGTACATGGAAACCATGGCCATGGACTACCACGTGGGGCTCGACGACGCGGGCAAGACGAACAACGCCTACATGAAGGGCGTGGCCGGCATCCCCCACGCCTTCGTGGTGGACCGCGACGGCAAGGTGGCCTGGCACGGCCATCCGCTGACCAAGATGGCCCAGGTGATCGAGGAGCTCGTGGCCGGCAAGTTCGACGCGGCCCGGGCCAAGAAGCTCGCGGCGCTTCAGCAGAAGCTGGGCGACGCCGCCCGCACCCGCGACCAGGAGCGGGTCATGGAGGTGGTCAACGAGATCATCCGCGAGGTGCCCGACGACCCCGACGCCTATCGCCTGAAGCGCGCCATCCTGCGCGACCAGGGCAAGCTCGAGGAGACCTGGCCCGTGCTGCTCGACATGGCCAAGGGCTGCGCCAAGGACCCCGAAGCGCTGATCGAGGTGGCTCTCACCCTCAGCACGGCCGGCGACCTGGAGCACCGCGACCTGCCCAAGGCCCTGGAACTGGCGAAGCAGGCCGCCGCCCTCTCCGACGCCAAGGCCGTGGGCGTGCTCGCCGCCCTGGCCCGCGTGCACTATGAGCTCGGCCACGTGGCCCTCGCCGCCGAGACCGCCGCCAAGGCCGCCGCCGAGGCCGAAGGCGAAGACAAGACGCGCCTCGAAGCCCAGGTTGCCTTCTACCGCAAGGAACTCGAGCGCCGCCGCCAGGACCCCGACGCCAAGTGA
- the metG gene encoding methionine--tRNA ligase has protein sequence MSQKFLVTSALPYVNGVKHLGNVIGSLLPADIYARWRRMQGHDVLAVCGTDEHGTPCELAALEEGLPVEEYAAKYYAIQKRIYEQLGLAFDYFGRTSSPQNRAITQHLFLRLWHNGYITERAIRQLYCNDCARFLPDRYVQGTCPFCGFPRALGDQCESCTKLLDPADLREPRCAVCQRSNLQVRESRHLFLDLPKATPLVERWIATRTHWPKTTLGIAHKWLNEGLRERCITRDLRWGVPVPLQGYEDKVFYVWFDAPIGYIGISMEWADARGTPGAWQTYWKDPATRLVQFIGKDNVPFHAVTWPAVIMAADDGFVLCDMLKAFEWLNYEGGKFSTSQGRGVFSDQAIELFPADTWRYYLCMVAPEKGDSDFTWAGFQSTVNSDLANVLGNFVHRSLTFLNKNWGGVVPDAVGAGDAEAAIRQTLADTVKAVNEAMEECSFQKAVRAQRDAWAAANAYFQTKQPWHQVKADKAAAGTTLNVCAHLCRAFAILGAPFIPFTGRRLFANLGLDGSPETEAWAGIEDWACLTGRRVSPAPTPLFAKIEDAQVAELQARFAGRQNKT, from the coding sequence ATGAGTCAGAAGTTCCTGGTCACCTCGGCTCTGCCCTACGTCAACGGCGTGAAACATCTGGGCAACGTGATCGGCTCGCTGCTGCCGGCCGACATCTATGCCCGCTGGCGCCGCATGCAGGGCCACGACGTGCTCGCCGTGTGCGGCACCGACGAGCACGGCACCCCCTGCGAGCTGGCGGCCCTGGAGGAGGGGCTGCCCGTCGAGGAATACGCCGCGAAATACTACGCCATCCAGAAACGCATCTACGAGCAGCTCGGCCTGGCCTTCGACTACTTCGGCCGCACCTCCAGCCCCCAGAACCGCGCGATCACGCAGCACCTGTTCCTGCGCCTGTGGCACAACGGCTACATCACCGAGCGGGCCATCCGCCAGCTCTACTGCAACGACTGCGCCCGCTTCCTGCCTGACCGCTACGTGCAGGGCACCTGCCCCTTCTGCGGCTTCCCCCGAGCCCTCGGCGACCAGTGCGAGAGCTGCACCAAGCTGCTCGACCCCGCCGACCTGCGCGAGCCGCGCTGCGCCGTGTGCCAGCGCTCGAACCTCCAGGTGCGCGAATCCAGGCACCTCTTCCTCGACCTGCCCAAGGCCACGCCGCTCGTCGAGCGCTGGATCGCCACCCGCACCCACTGGCCCAAGACCACCCTCGGCATCGCCCACAAGTGGCTCAACGAGGGCCTCCGCGAGCGCTGCATCACCCGCGACCTCCGCTGGGGCGTGCCCGTGCCCCTCCAGGGCTACGAGGACAAGGTCTTCTACGTCTGGTTCGACGCGCCCATCGGCTACATCGGCATCTCGATGGAGTGGGCCGATGCCCGCGGCACCCCCGGCGCCTGGCAGACCTATTGGAAGGACCCCGCCACCCGCCTCGTGCAGTTCATCGGCAAAGACAATGTGCCCTTCCACGCCGTCACCTGGCCCGCCGTGATCATGGCAGCCGACGACGGCTTCGTGCTGTGCGACATGCTCAAGGCCTTCGAGTGGCTCAACTACGAGGGCGGCAAGTTCTCCACCAGCCAGGGCCGCGGCGTCTTCAGCGACCAGGCCATCGAGCTCTTCCCCGCCGACACCTGGCGCTACTACCTGTGCATGGTCGCCCCCGAGAAGGGCGACAGCGATTTCACCTGGGCCGGCTTCCAGAGCACCGTCAACAGCGACCTGGCGAACGTGCTCGGCAACTTCGTGCACCGCAGCCTCACCTTCCTCAACAAGAACTGGGGCGGCGTGGTGCCCGACGCCGTGGGCGCCGGCGACGCCGAGGCCGCCATCCGCCAGACCCTGGCCGACACGGTGAAGGCCGTCAACGAGGCCATGGAGGAGTGCTCGTTCCAGAAAGCCGTGCGCGCCCAGCGCGACGCCTGGGCCGCGGCCAACGCCTACTTCCAGACCAAGCAGCCGTGGCACCAGGTGAAGGCCGACAAGGCCGCGGCCGGCACCACCCTCAACGTCTGCGCGCACCTGTGCCGCGCCTTCGCCATCCTCGGCGCGCCGTTCATCCCCTTCACCGGGCGGCGGCTCTTCGCCAACCTGGGCCTCGACGGCTCGCCCGAGACCGAGGCCTGGGCGGGCATCGAGGACTGGGCGTGCCTCACCGGCCGCCGGGTGAGCCCCGCGCCCACGCCGCTCTTCGCCAAGATCGAGGACGCGCAGGTGGCCGAGCTTCAGGCCCGATTCGCGGGCAGGCAGAACAAGACCTGA
- a CDS encoding DUF1080 domain-containing protein, which translates to MRTTLACLAAMAAAMLSGCSAPPDTKPAEPAKAKEAPKTTEAPETKEAAKTPEKAKQVTPATVPPGDWFQMFDGKSLNGWKVLKEDSFSLAGKVEVKDGAIVLGEGMPFTGIQWEGDFPKEEFEVRWDGCRQNGIDIFGGLTVPVGDSHVTFVCGGWGDSVVGLSSIDDRNASDNEQTKIMSFKNNQWHEFRLRVTKAKIEAWVGDKQVVDLERGTHKFTIYDELLPCRPLGFFSWSTQGAVRNIEMQRLKPAP; encoded by the coding sequence ATGAGAACAACGCTCGCGTGCCTTGCGGCCATGGCCGCGGCAATGCTCAGCGGCTGCTCAGCCCCGCCCGATACCAAGCCCGCCGAACCGGCCAAAGCGAAGGAGGCGCCGAAAACCACGGAGGCCCCCGAGACCAAGGAGGCGGCCAAGACCCCCGAGAAGGCCAAACAGGTCACCCCCGCCACCGTGCCGCCGGGCGACTGGTTCCAGATGTTCGACGGCAAGAGCCTCAACGGCTGGAAGGTGCTGAAGGAGGACAGCTTCTCGCTCGCCGGCAAGGTGGAGGTAAAGGACGGCGCCATCGTACTCGGCGAGGGCATGCCCTTCACCGGCATCCAGTGGGAAGGCGACTTCCCGAAAGAGGAATTCGAGGTGCGCTGGGATGGTTGCCGGCAGAACGGCATTGACATCTTCGGCGGCCTCACGGTCCCGGTGGGCGACTCCCATGTGACCTTCGTGTGCGGCGGCTGGGGCGACAGCGTGGTGGGCCTCTCGAGCATAGACGACCGCAACGCCAGCGACAACGAGCAGACGAAGATCATGAGCTTCAAGAACAACCAGTGGCACGAGTTCCGCCTCCGCGTCACCAAGGCCAAGATCGAGGCCTGGGTCGGCGACAAGCAGGTGGTGGACCTCGAGCGGGGCACCCACAAGTTCACCATCTACGACGAACTGCTGCCCTGCCGGCCGCTCGGCTTCTTCTCCTGGAGCACGCAGGGCGCCGTGCGGAACATCGAGATGCAGCGTCTCAAGCCCGCCCCGTAG
- a CDS encoding tetratricopeptide repeat protein, translating into MRERSPQAPHRKRPALGLLVLELVACSVPLAACLGAEWKAPREYRRQILGGGDADTVAFAFCDGGHIPSGSPLVVDEQGQALPFRVLAHRRGGETWIAYNAARAKGSAFVYYGARIPGDTPRPAGGSWEPKLSLLLHTMPCPGGALESHKPIQAAVRAGDFHGIGFVENIFHGINPFGPDSLFASYYVGYLKVEKPGKYRIYTASSEASYVFLDGKLLCEWPGHHDAGGGRQGQHGADITLNKGEYKIEYYHAKTQGETCMMLGWTPPGEQGWKVIPESAFVHTPVAKAGAVERRANAPLAAFSWAQEDQLLVDRKPDPRAGKLEFKGHAADPKEKEKEAKPEPVELEQFTRVTFHTQCRNVPEKARVLWDYGDGSTGTGEGKEHIYVGDGPFTVVARIVGEDGKPLDTYGAIVTLSPALKNFTILDTDAVRRYVGIIVATDCTKYSERTMEALWELVETEEDAERIKPFTEAYANSFGVKGPKAWRAADRLALACSVKEPERAMKIYAALVPEAPTRLDAARAQMERLEILLHKLKQPERALEAARSILRTRSGLEERIAAVKIGDVYRAQGDFAKAEEAYRDAQKITYAEADRRTIAVRQGGFLETVWSHIENGALRAAREGLVLWEIEYPSGKLSGDLILMTARYFDKLGEPDRALVELETLVKLNPLTPYLPDVELLMARAHRKLGNTAKARELIEKVMREYPKSRAAQQAVRE; encoded by the coding sequence GTGAGAGAGCGCTCGCCCCAGGCCCCCCACCGCAAGCGCCCGGCCCTCGGGCTCCTCGTGCTGGAGCTCGTGGCGTGCTCCGTGCCGCTGGCGGCCTGCCTGGGCGCCGAGTGGAAAGCCCCCCGCGAATACCGCCGGCAGATCCTCGGCGGCGGCGACGCCGATACCGTGGCCTTCGCCTTCTGCGACGGCGGCCACATCCCCAGCGGCTCCCCCCTCGTGGTGGACGAGCAGGGCCAGGCCCTCCCCTTCCGCGTCCTGGCCCATCGCCGCGGCGGCGAAACGTGGATCGCCTACAACGCCGCGCGGGCCAAAGGCTCCGCCTTCGTCTACTACGGCGCCCGCATCCCCGGCGACACGCCCCGCCCGGCCGGCGGCTCGTGGGAGCCCAAGCTCAGCCTCCTCCTTCACACCATGCCCTGCCCCGGCGGCGCCCTCGAGAGCCACAAGCCTATCCAGGCCGCTGTGCGCGCGGGCGACTTCCATGGCATCGGCTTCGTCGAGAACATCTTCCACGGCATCAACCCCTTCGGCCCCGACAGCCTCTTCGCCTCCTACTACGTCGGCTACCTCAAGGTCGAGAAGCCGGGCAAGTACCGCATCTACACCGCCTCGAGCGAGGCCTCGTACGTCTTCCTCGACGGCAAGCTGCTCTGCGAGTGGCCGGGCCACCACGACGCCGGCGGCGGCCGCCAGGGCCAGCACGGCGCCGACATCACCCTCAACAAGGGCGAATACAAGATCGAATACTACCACGCCAAGACCCAGGGCGAAACGTGCATGATGCTCGGCTGGACGCCCCCCGGCGAACAGGGCTGGAAGGTGATCCCCGAATCCGCCTTCGTGCACACGCCGGTCGCCAAGGCGGGAGCCGTCGAGCGCCGCGCCAACGCCCCCCTCGCCGCTTTCTCCTGGGCCCAGGAGGACCAGCTCCTCGTGGACCGCAAGCCCGACCCCCGGGCCGGCAAGCTCGAGTTCAAGGGCCACGCCGCAGACCCCAAGGAGAAAGAAAAAGAGGCCAAGCCCGAGCCCGTCGAGCTCGAGCAGTTCACCCGTGTCACCTTCCACACCCAGTGCCGCAACGTGCCCGAGAAGGCCCGGGTGCTGTGGGACTACGGCGACGGCTCCACCGGGACCGGCGAAGGCAAGGAGCACATCTACGTGGGCGACGGGCCGTTCACCGTCGTGGCCCGCATCGTGGGCGAGGACGGCAAGCCGCTCGACACCTACGGCGCCATCGTCACCCTCTCGCCCGCCCTGAAGAACTTCACGATCCTCGACACCGACGCCGTGCGCCGCTACGTGGGCATCATCGTGGCCACCGACTGCACGAAGTACTCCGAGCGCACGATGGAGGCCCTCTGGGAGCTGGTGGAGACCGAGGAGGACGCCGAGCGCATCAAGCCCTTCACCGAGGCCTACGCCAACAGCTTCGGCGTCAAGGGCCCCAAGGCCTGGCGCGCCGCTGACCGCCTGGCCCTGGCCTGCTCCGTGAAGGAGCCGGAGCGGGCGATGAAGATCTACGCCGCCCTGGTGCCCGAGGCGCCCACCCGGCTCGACGCGGCCCGCGCGCAGATGGAGCGCCTCGAGATCCTCCTCCACAAGCTCAAGCAGCCCGAACGCGCCCTCGAGGCCGCCAGGAGCATCCTGCGCACCCGCAGCGGCCTCGAAGAACGCATCGCCGCCGTAAAGATCGGCGACGTCTACCGCGCCCAGGGCGACTTCGCCAAGGCCGAGGAGGCCTACCGCGACGCCCAGAAGATCACCTACGCCGAGGCCGACCGTCGCACCATCGCCGTCCGCCAGGGCGGCTTCCTCGAAACCGTCTGGTCCCACATCGAGAACGGCGCCCTGCGCGCCGCCCGCGAGGGCCTCGTGCTCTGGGAGATCGAATACCCCAGCGGCAAGCTCAGCGGCGACCTGATCCTCATGACCGCGCGCTACTTCGACAAGCTCGGCGAGCCCGACCGCGCCCTGGTCGAACTCGAAACCCTCGTGAAGCTCAACCCGCTCACGCCCTACCTGCCCGACGTCGAGCTGCTCATGGCCCGCGCCCACCGCAAGCTCGGCAACACCGCCAAGGCCCGCGAGCTGATCGAGAAGGTGATGCGCGAATACCCCAAGAGCCGCGCCGCGCAGCAAGCGGTCAGGGAGTAG